One Companilactobacillus heilongjiangensis genomic window, ATTCAGTAAAAATTTGTCCAGATTGTCACGGCAGCCGTTTTAATCCGAAACTATTCAGTAATCAATTAGTTGGCAAGAATATTGCCGAAGTTTCCAACTTTACGATTTCACAGTTACAAGATTTTTGTAAGGATATCATGGCCTGGTTGCCAAGTGATATGCAAGCCTTAGGTAGAAATTTAACTAATGAATTATTGGACTTATTATCACCAATTGACGATTTAGGACTAAATTATTTATCGATTTCACGAGCTGGGAACACATTGTCGACGGGTGAATTACAACGAATTCAATTGGCACGGACAATACGTAACCAAATGACGGGTGTCCTGTACGTTTTGGATGAACCAAGTGTTGGTTTACATGCGGCCAACGTTGATGGTTTGATTAAGATTTTGCGTGAATTAGTACGCCTTGGTAATTCATTGGTTGTAGTTGATCACGATACAAGTATCATCGCTGCAGCTGACTATGTGATTGAAATTGGTCCCGATTCTGGTGCGGATGGCGGTCGAATTATTAGTCAAGGTACTGTTGACCAAATTGAGGCTGAAAGTGATTCAGTTATCCAGCCATATTTGACCGGTAAAGCTAATATTATCAAGCATCAGCCGGAAAAAACTTTTGAAAAGGGAACTATCAGTATCGCTATTGGCGACCGTTACAATATCCACGATATGACGGCTAAATTTAGCAAGGAGTCATTGAATGTCGTTTCAGGGATGTCCGGATCAGGAAAGACAACCTTGATTTTTGACAGTTTATTGCCAGCGATGGACGATAAAATTGCCGGTGAGCCATTGCCTAAGTTTGTTAAGGATGTCGATACGGCTGATATTAAAAATATCGTTAAAGTTGACTCTGTTCCGATTGGGAAAAATGTTCGTTCAACCGTGGGGACGTATACGAAGATACTGGATCACTTACGGAAGCTATTTGCCGATACACCTGCTGCTAAAGCTAAGAAATTTACACCAACGTATTTCTCATACAATAACAAACAAGGCGCTTGTCCAAATTGTGGCGGTACAGGCGTGATTACATTGGACATTCAGTATTTACCAGATATGGTTCAAACGTGTCCTGTGTGTCACGGTGATCGCTATAAGAAGGATATTTTGGATATTGAATGGCATGGTAAGAATATTGCCGAAATTTTGGATATGTCAGTTAAAGAAGCGGCTGAATTTTTCAAGGATGTTCCTCAGATTGAAAATACACTCGATGTTTTGGTAAATATCGGTTTGAGTTATCTCAAATTGGGTGAGAGTACGCCAACTTTATCCGGTGGTGAAGCTCAGAGAATGAAGTTAGTTACATATATGAAGCGCAGTCAAAAGAACCAATTATTCATCTTTGATGAACCAAGTGTTGGCTTGCATCCAAAAGATGTTGGCGTGTTGCTAGATGTTTTCAATAAATTACTGAAAAAGCACGCCACGATTATTGTGATCGAGCATGATTTGGATATTATTGCCAATGCGGACTATATCAACGATTTAGGTCCTGAAGGTGGCATCAATGGTGGTAAAATAGTTGCAACAGGTACTCCGAAAACGGTTGCAGATAATCCTGCCAGTTTGACCGGTAAGTATCTTAAAGAACATTTACAATTGTTCAACGAATATTAACTTGAGGTGATACTATGGAAAAAATTGGTGTGATTGGTCTAGGAAATATCGCTCAAAAAGCATATTTACCCGTTATGGCAACGTTACAAGACAAGTATGAATGGCATTTAACGACTAGAAATGAAGTTAAAGGAAAAATGCTTGAACAGAAATATGGATTTAAGCATTTTCATCAAACGTTAGATGAGCTGATTACTGAAAAACCTTTGGCAGTCTTCGTTCATACACCAACAGCGACACATTTTGAAATTATCAAGCAACTTTTGAATTCAGGTATCAATGTTTACGTCGACAAGCCAGTTTCTGAAGACTTGGCCGAAGTTGAAACCTTATATAAATTGGCAGCAGACAAAGGTCTCATGTTAACTTGTGGTTTCAATCGTCGTTTTGCACCATTTAATCAAGAATTGAAACAAATAGCGGATAAACGGACTATTGTCTCAGAAAAGATTCGTGAAAAGGCTGTCCAAGAAACAAAGTTTGCCATATATGATCTGATGATCCACTCAGTTGATACGGCAGTTTACTTGATGGACGAAAAGGTTCAGCATGCAAATAATTTTCTAGTTACTAGTGATGGCAATTTGGAACAAGGTTACATTACGTTGCAAGGTGATAAGAGCCAAGTTCAAGTTATAACAAATATGGTTGGTGGCAGTAATCTTGAATTATCAACTGTTCAAGGTTCACAGACACGTCAGGTCGTAACGAATTTGGGCCTATTGCAGACTTATCAAACTGGAAAAATTACTCAAGAGTCTCGTCCGGATTGGGAAAATACTTTAGTGACTCGAGGCTTTGATCCAATTATTAAGGCCTTTCTAGCAGCAGTTTCAAATGAAACTGAGAATCCTGTTAGTCCAGAATCTGCTATTTTGAGTCATAAGTTATGTAACGATTTGGTAAATTCTTTACATAAATAGCCAATTGGACCGCACCACAATATATTGTGACGAACGGATGTTTTTTGTACAATATGTTCCATGTGGAACAATTAAAAGAAAAAGGCTGTAACCTCAAGGGGTTCAGCCTTTTTTGTGTCACAAGCTTGTTAAAGCAGTTTAAATGATGCTTAGTATTGATACAATAAATAGGTTTAATTTCAATACAAGGAAAATAAAATCATGCTAAGATATCAAAGAAGATGACGATTAGAGGAGGTGAGAACATGGTAACTGCAAGAATTGATGTCAAACCAGAGATTCTTCAATGGGTTCAAAATAATACTGGAACTGTTCTGAACGATACTTGGATTGAAAAAATAAATAAGTGGTTAAACAATGACGGTAAGCCGACTGTAAACCAACTTAAGGAATTAAGTAGAAAAGCCCAGATTCCTTTTGGATACTTTTTTCTAGATAATGTTCCTAATGAAGAACTGCCATTACTTAAGTTTAGGACTGTTAATAACGTAGATATAGATAGACCTTCTCGAAATTTAATTGATGTGATTCATAGCATGGAAATAAAACAGAATTGGGTTAGCGATTATCGTAAGCAAAATGATTATCCAACTAGTATTTTTTCCAATGGGTATAAATTAATTGAAAATCTGGATTGTATGAATGAAGAACAAATTGCAGAAAAGATAATGAGTAGTCTAGATTTAAAATTGGGGTGGAATACTGAACTTAAGAATCGAAAAAGCTTTAATTTACTACGAAGTAAGCTTGATCAAGTTGGTGTTGTTATGTACAGCGGCATCGTAGGTAGTAATACACACCGGGCACTATCTCAATCAGAATTTCGAGCTTTTGCTCTGGATGATAAATATGCACCATTAATTTTTATCAATTCAAACGATAGTTATAACGCCATGCTCTTTTCTCTCGTTCACGAATTAATACATATTTGGTATGGGACATCCGAACTGTATAACGATGATTTTAAAAATAATTATCAAGTATTAAACCCTAAAAGCGAGCAAGAAATTAATCATATTAGCGAGAGTATTATTTTTCCGAAAAACTTGTTTTTAGATAGGTGGAAAAGACAAGAAGTAACTGGGATTGATCGAATTAAGAGTGTTGCCAAATATTTTGATGCCAGTCCATTATCTACAGGAATAAGGGCACATCGACTTAGACTTATTAGTCAAGATGATGTCAAACGTTTGAAGACTGAGTTGAATCAGGAATATCAACGCAATAAAAGACATCAAAAGGAAATAGGTGGCGGTAATTATTATGCGACTAAGGCAGCTCAAACTGATTCTGCTTTCGCTATGGAAGTTGAACGTGGTGTTAATAGCGGTAATT contains:
- a CDS encoding excinuclease ABC subunit UvrA → MTIRHKNYIPDNIEVTGAKANNLKNINVEIPLNSFVAITGVSGSGKSSLAMDTIYAEGARKYLNALSTYTRRRITQVGRSDVKDIKNLPSTIALRQRPTVPSVRSTVGTMTESLNILRLMFSRLSSVVCPNGHRLDPTLKISEVMDLPAADEAMGMMTCPTCGVKFMAFGAEDFAFNSDGACPTCQGTGFLKDIELSKIIPDETLSIDEGAVRSWNLPGRSLQKDIIKELGIRTDVPFKDLNDHEKDVIVNGKELKREVIVPTKTGRTFKLNALYENAVIAVKNSLKNAKNENAVKRLERFYSVKICPDCHGSRFNPKLFSNQLVGKNIAEVSNFTISQLQDFCKDIMAWLPSDMQALGRNLTNELLDLLSPIDDLGLNYLSISRAGNTLSTGELQRIQLARTIRNQMTGVLYVLDEPSVGLHAANVDGLIKILRELVRLGNSLVVVDHDTSIIAAADYVIEIGPDSGADGGRIISQGTVDQIEAESDSVIQPYLTGKANIIKHQPEKTFEKGTISIAIGDRYNIHDMTAKFSKESLNVVSGMSGSGKTTLIFDSLLPAMDDKIAGEPLPKFVKDVDTADIKNIVKVDSVPIGKNVRSTVGTYTKILDHLRKLFADTPAAKAKKFTPTYFSYNNKQGACPNCGGTGVITLDIQYLPDMVQTCPVCHGDRYKKDILDIEWHGKNIAEILDMSVKEAAEFFKDVPQIENTLDVLVNIGLSYLKLGESTPTLSGGEAQRMKLVTYMKRSQKNQLFIFDEPSVGLHPKDVGVLLDVFNKLLKKHATIIVIEHDLDIIANADYINDLGPEGGINGGKIVATGTPKTVADNPASLTGKYLKEHLQLFNEY
- a CDS encoding ImmA/IrrE family metallo-endopeptidase, with product MVTARIDVKPEILQWVQNNTGTVLNDTWIEKINKWLNNDGKPTVNQLKELSRKAQIPFGYFFLDNVPNEELPLLKFRTVNNVDIDRPSRNLIDVIHSMEIKQNWVSDYRKQNDYPTSIFSNGYKLIENLDCMNEEQIAEKIMSSLDLKLGWNTELKNRKSFNLLRSKLDQVGVVMYSGIVGSNTHRALSQSEFRAFALDDKYAPLIFINSNDSYNAMLFSLVHELIHIWYGTSELYNDDFKNNYQVLNPKSEQEINHISESIIFPKNLFLDRWKRQEVTGIDRIKSVAKYFDASPLSTGIRAHRLRLISQDDVKRLKTELNQEYQRNKRHQKEIGGGNYYATKAAQTDSAFAMEVERGVNSGNLGFNSAFELLGVKNSTAFDRLLNTIREKGLDIE
- a CDS encoding Gfo/Idh/MocA family protein, which gives rise to MEKIGVIGLGNIAQKAYLPVMATLQDKYEWHLTTRNEVKGKMLEQKYGFKHFHQTLDELITEKPLAVFVHTPTATHFEIIKQLLNSGINVYVDKPVSEDLAEVETLYKLAADKGLMLTCGFNRRFAPFNQELKQIADKRTIVSEKIREKAVQETKFAIYDLMIHSVDTAVYLMDEKVQHANNFLVTSDGNLEQGYITLQGDKSQVQVITNMVGGSNLELSTVQGSQTRQVVTNLGLLQTYQTGKITQESRPDWENTLVTRGFDPIIKAFLAAVSNETENPVSPESAILSHKLCNDLVNSLHK